TCTTATCATAAGCTTGAGCCACGTAAGGATTCGCCACCAGCGTGTATGGCACATAAGGCCACAGCTCCACCTTCTTCTTGGTCGTCTGGGCTGCCGCCAGTACTTTTTTTGGCTCTACGTAACCCGTCACCGTCGCCTTTTGCTGCTTCAAGTCCACGTCCACAGACTTAGCCCCTACCAAAACCACAAACAACAGCATTAAACAAcctcaataaaaagaaaaatgtgaGGAGTAGTATTACTATATTGGAATAAAACTGTTTCAGTTTAATTGTAATAATACCCTTAACTCCGGAGAGAACTTTCTTGACCTTACGGGCACAACCTTCACAATCCATCCTGATTTTGAGAGCTACAGTTTGagtttgcttcttcttctttttcttcttcatgcTGCTAAGCAAATCGGAGATGTACTCCAAGGTGCCTTCCACCCCCATTTTGTGTTAACTTTTCACACGAATGAGTGTTTTCCTGCCTGTGTGTGTATTTATATAAAGCAACGGTTAGCTATGTAGGTTAAGAAGGAAGCAAATCTAGGAAGGGTTTGAATTGGATTTGGGTCTAAACAAGTTAAGACATAGATTTATTGTAGGATATTTAGGTTGAAGAAAACGACTAATGCAAGTGCACACTATCTTTTTTGGTCacaaaaatgaatatatatagaataaGAGAGGAACGTAAAGAGTAGAGAAAAAGGAAGAAGGTAGGGTTCGTGGTTATGGGCATGGGCATGGGCATGGCTAAGCTTGTATGGATTTTATAGCGACTAAAGTAAACGCGTCCTTTAAAAAgaatagtaattaaatttaaaacaaaatcacTGCTAAGATATTAGAAAAATGAGTTCGCCCAGAAACTTCTTTaactcttgtttttttttttttcctaagGAAGGAAACAGATTCAAAAGTGAAATGCTTTCAAAGTTTTTCCATTTAACCTTAatcttttactttatttataatgtaaGGATAAAACCTCTCCTTCatttaatttctcaaaatatttatcAGAATAAGTTcagtaattaatattttacattttataagtAGACTATAATCGAAATAGATACTtactatatattttaaaattattttatacttaaaataagaatcaaaatttttactattgattaaagtaaaaaaatttaaaatgatttgattatttatttttaatattcaaattttattctctaataatttcaaataataaaaaatggatATATTTTCCAAATTATGCCGATTTCTTGAAGAAAATCAAGAAGATAATCTGTAATGGTCTCCATATGTTTTGATGCAacataaatgtttttaaaattaaatactttgaaaaaaaacaatataattataatttactatACATCTTTTTAGCTCATCTAAATCCATGCATTAAATATAGAAAAACTtggttttcatttcattttctgtGTGATCAATAATGGAGAAACGTTGCGCGATGACATCAGAAGTTGCCACGTAGGAGATGGAGGAGAGCAACACGTGGACATGGAAGATTCAAAGTGGGGTTAGCAGTAGAAGCGTGTTGGTCATCCCACTCAAGAAATTGTTTTGATTGATTGGATTTTGGGCGTTTGTTTGATTTGGCGGTGGcattatagagaaattaaaataaaaaattaattgattataATAATGAAAGACTTGACGAAAATAGTGAGAAAGCACTGACAGATGGCAGCAAAACTTTAAAGGCCGTGTATTTTTAAATTACTAGGCTTTTATGAATCCCAAATCAAAATACTAAAATAGGCCACTTCCACCATCTCCCTCAAATATTCAAGGTTTAGATTAAAACACTTAAAAGttgtcaattaaattataaatttatttaaataaaattttaaatacaaaattataactgttttttttatattttataaattaataaaagaaattaaaataaaggcATTTTGAAGcatatgttaaatttttaatttcaccattacagtattatttgatttttatataaatttttaataagtgtattttattacataaattttttatcAGTGTAATATAAATCTAGTATATTTCTATATACAACGTAAgttatattgaaatgattttttttttgtcttttatattttatttatttttcatttaaacttttaataaattatttattaatgagATTACTATTTGGTATATTAGAAGTGTAATTTTTTAACTACTTTTTAACTTCATAAGCAAAGTTTATAAATTATCAtgtatcttattttttttatatatttactttttgacattttaatataGAATAATATTTGGTACACAAGTAGTTGATAAGTGTATTataatgatataataaaatattaaaaaaagagtagaaattataatttttttaaactgtttgtggaataaaaaaatatattacaatataCCAAATACTAACTTTTTTACTAGACCTTATAGGACACTTGTTATCAACTACACCTTGCCCACCAGCAGTGTCCAAATTATTTTCCTTATCAATTATCTGGGCAAATTTTTAAAttccataattaaattaaaattgtgataaatgtcagatttattgattatttaattttactatatcttgtaaaatattaaatttaaacccacttacaaaatatataaaagaaaaaactcTACCAGTAGTTAATGgggtaatttttcatatttactaCATAACTCATTTTCATCATTTGTAAGGGCTTTGTAAGAATTCGGCGTCAGGGTTTTATGGAAAACAAAAGTTAATATAAGCGTGGACGATCATTCCACTAATGAAGCCTAAACGATTATTCTTTTGTCTTTTCACTTTTTCCCCCCAATAATTTGATGAATGATTGCAAGTAGAAGGAAGAGGGTGTAATGGAGCCAaaagtttgatttgaaatttaatgtacttatcaaattcatattttatttgaaataaaaattgaattattcaatcTCGttcaattaaattttgattaggtttatttgtataaaaaaaattcaaagtggATTCATATGAGATCAAATTTCTTCTCGGGATGTTATTGACGAAAATAGTCCAAATTCTATATGTTGTTCCTTAACTCAAACTCAACTTTCTCTTTTCCAATAGCTCACACAATTTATACCTCGTATGGCTTGCACTCTTCATATTCTACGAATAAGGTAATTGTTTGCACGAGGATTGATAGAATGCACCACGATGAGGTATTGTTTACTTTGAAAGTGAAGATTGTCTTCATGGTTTTGTTCTTTCAAAAAGGTATTTTTCGGGAGGATGCATGGTACCCTCATTATATGTAGCCACGAACTAAACATTGGCTAGTCGATGAGGAATTGTTTCCCGCCCTTTTCACTTATCAATGTAGGATCATCCCCCGCAATCAACACTTCCCCCTAAATAAGGGTGTGAACTATGTTTTTCTAGGGCTAAATAGATCTAAGACATATTCCCATAAAACAATGCTAATGTTTGTCCTTTTGAAGCTAGATATGAGATGGATGTGAACTGACTGGGCTTGGGAGCTAAGCCTGGACCTTTTAATGGTTCTATAAGAGGAAAATGAGCGATGGAGACGTCGAAACTGGTGTTTTGGGCTGCTCTTTAATGCTTATGCCAATGAGAGGCTAAAGAAAAAATGGAGGAGAATGGAGAGAGTTGAATAGAGTAACAACTAAAGTAGAGAAGATGATGAGAATAGAGGAATATTACCTAGTTTTTTATACCTAACTTGGAGGTTGGTGCGGAGATACCTTTTAGCTCATGGGTGCATGGGGATTGGCTAATTCTTGTTATCTTGGACCAACAAGCTTGGAAGAGAACTATGTGAGGTTTGACAGGGTGTATGTGCATCATTCCTAGCTTACCACAAATGTTGAGGGTTGAAAGTTATGTGTCCGTAGACGGCAAGCTGCTTGTTGTCCCTTGCCGATGCTTTTGGGCTTTATGAGCTATATAATTCTTAAATTTAGCTTGTTTATTATGGATAttgtttatgtatttttagaGATCAATAttcttcaaagaaaataaaatgaaatctgTTATTTTTGAGTTCTTGCAAGATAAACATAAATTTGAGGACATTGAAAtttatgttttgagatgtttTGTGATGCTTAAGTTGATATAAGCATTTTTTAGTGAGGAAAGCAAAAAAACTAAAGTAAGTAGAAAAGATGAGATGAAAGAGTGAAAGCGCTCGTTGAGAGGCGAATACCTCATTCTTGGTTTTGCTCAACCAAACTCAAAGTGGGTTCATTTTAATGAtggtaggattttgctactgaTGAGAAAAATTTTGCTAATGAGAAAAAGAGTTTGCTATTGTGGAATAGGAGTTTGCTATTGAGGAGCTTCTTCGTAAAACCAAAGCcacaaaaattacaatttcatcTCTATAGAAATTTTTCATAAATGCTGTCCACTCCCATTAATGCCGTTGGATaacatccaaaaaaaaaaaaactcttcaaCACCAGGTTTTTCACCATGCCACCTTATAACATGTGATTATTATACCAACATGATAAAGAGTATATGCTCTATGGTAGAGtgaataatttaacaaataaagaaTGCTAAAGCAATTACATAAAATTACATATGatgtttatttcttcttcttcttcttttttgttatttgtattagtaaacgTATTATCAATTACTTTCTCagactaacataatacatattataatttaattttaaattttttacttgcttaaaatttttttcctttaagTATTATGGatactttttttataataattaatatttattaaaattttaaagtatattACAATTTGTAAAACTAAACATAACATAAACAATTACGATACGATTTCACTTTAtgagtaaaataaattaaaaaattacaattttttcatttaaatagtACATCTCTCTAAACACACCATAAATGTACATCCTTTTGATAATGACCTCTTTgcattttaaattcattaaatgctctttttatttatttttttgttcattatTTTCAACAAAAAGTGAATGCACTTTGGATTACATATCCAAAATAATCAGGTTTTGAGGGTAAGTTTAACATTAACATCAAACGAGCCCACAGGCCACATCTACTTTTGACAAAAAACAGATTCGACATATCCCCaactttttaaaagttaaaatttcctACCATTTTTAAAAGTTCTTCCCATATGAataacttatcacatttacaGACAACCATGTTCCTGTCGTAATCTTGATTCAGTATTTTACAAGATATTCAAAAGAACTCTCCAGTCACGGATTTGGTGTTcctaagttgattaattaatacaaacttatacatatatatcgCCTACTTTTTTCAATTATCATACTCAGAATAGGCCGAACATAGATTTACAGAAAACAAAGCTCTTACGACACATTCAGATCCTTATaactaaaaaaagtaaaagaaaattgcAGGATATTTCTGATTCAAGAAAACTAACAAAGAATTGGTAGGATTTACAATAGaaatgatcatgattaaagtAAAAACCTTAGCAGTTGCAGTAGGGATGAACTGAAGAGGCAGAGCAGGGTGGGAATTTGCAGTGGTGAAGGtgaagaaggcattgggaaaccCTTCCGGCCGGAGATCCACAGCTTGGAGGTTGCGTGAGATGTGCGCTTAATTTTTCACTCACGTCGTGACCTACCAATGCAATTTCGAATTCACTTCAGTGCACATAGAAAATTTGGTTATTTAAAGCTTTTAAGAGGCAAAACTAAAACATGGAGACAGTGATTATCAATACCAGAAAATAAGATCAATACAGGATTTTGAGgaaacaaaagtaaaataagaaagcaagcgATAATTATTACACATAACTACTCCTTAAAAGTATAGGACTCACAAAAGATTGCTTTGCAATGCTCCCGTATAGTTAGGGTTCCACTGCTACCTTAAAATGTATTGTGATAGATACTTAATGTACATCTATCATCAATTCAAGCCCCTTAGCACCATCAATCTTGTTACTATATGCAGTCATGACGTCCGCTGTAAGTCCTTTGCCAACTTAATCTTCTAGACTTGTAGTAAGACAAGTTTTTCTCTGGTAAAATCTAAGAAATTTCTAGGAAAATTCCCTCATACTTACGGTTTGTTTTGCTGCCTCTAAAGAAGGCCAATTGGCTTTGCTTTTTCCATCATAAGAAAGGAACACAAGTCGAGAAAGGAGACACAGCCATCATACAAAGGAATCGTAACAAGATTTGGCACATGCACACACAAATCTATGCAACTATCTTGTACTCTTCACCCAATTTTATATTGATTTCTTATTTAAGTTAAAGGGGTTTAAATGGGCGGTAGAGTATGGTGCATTgcgtttaatttaatttattttttgtcttacattataatattattataatatataattttatcgtcaccgctatttttacatTAATCGTAAATAAatacaccgcccatccaaactcaacCTTATTCAGCAAATATATATTTCACTCACATTTATTTACAACAATATTCTTGACCTTTCACCACCAATCCCATAATAGCCAAGCAggctttttttaataaaacagtcttaaaaattaattaattaataaaatggcttggataaaaaaattaataaaatgatccgttttaaataaaataacttgGTGTCGCCAATTGAGTTGGCATCACCCACTTTTTCGACACCATCATCAATCAATAatcacattttttaataaaaaataaaaaattcaagtgcTGCCATTTTGTCAAGCAGCACCCATATATTTTTTTCGAAATACTGGTGAAAAATATGAGTATTCACggtgaagaaaaatatattttttaatggttGCTGCCAGTGTATCAAGCAGCACtatccaaaaaaaattttaatttttttggtgcCGTCATCATGCCAGACGATACCGATGGCTGTAAAGGGGTGTCATTGGTCTATCAGGCAGTATcagtaaaataatcatttttttaaataatatcaatgaaaaaagaaattttctttGCGCCGCCATTGTGCCAGGTCACACGAGGGGGTGTTAgggaattttttattattatttagagcCATCACGCTGTCAAGCGGCACCAGTGGCTGTTAGGATTTCTTTTTGTTTGGTGTCGTCACGCTGTCAGCGACACTACCCGAATATctgttgattttttttgtttaagttttttgtttctattctagagaaaggaaaaaataaaaaaaatatttgtgtttAGTAGAAGGGGAGAAaacgaagaaaaagaagaaatatttgtgttttaaatgt
The sequence above is drawn from the Gossypium hirsutum isolate 1008001.06 chromosome A05, Gossypium_hirsutum_v2.1, whole genome shotgun sequence genome and encodes:
- the LOC107905021 gene encoding heavy metal-associated isoprenylated plant protein 24 codes for the protein MGVEGTLEYISDLLSSMKKKKKKKQTQTVALKIRMDCEGCARKVKKVLSGVKGAKSVDVDLKQQKATVTGYVEPKKVLAAAQTTKKKVELWPYVPYTLVANPYVAQAYDKKAPPNHVRKVPDTANITETTVDDRYSNMFSDENPNACSIM